The Chryseobacterium nakagawai genome has a segment encoding these proteins:
- a CDS encoding DUF2867 domain-containing protein, giving the protein MKIKKIEFPARSILSQGNEKFDYVDSFEGGLVGNGQNFNITQIGKAFFTSGPKWGKKMFAIRNKMVGLFGLKTGAENDPEKDADSFTCEVGERVGIFKIFDKTSNEIILGEDDKHLDFRISILFDKNQGGQDENSLTISTTVKFHNWLGVLYFLPVRPFHKLIVPAMLKNIIGKLESAA; this is encoded by the coding sequence ATGAAAATTAAGAAGATTGAATTTCCGGCAAGATCCATTTTGTCTCAAGGAAATGAAAAGTTTGATTATGTAGATAGTTTTGAAGGTGGACTGGTAGGAAACGGGCAGAATTTTAACATTACACAAATAGGGAAAGCTTTTTTTACAAGTGGACCAAAATGGGGGAAGAAAATGTTTGCTATCAGGAATAAGATGGTAGGATTATTTGGTTTGAAAACCGGTGCAGAAAATGATCCGGAGAAAGATGCTGATAGCTTTACCTGTGAGGTAGGAGAGCGTGTCGGTATTTTTAAGATTTTTGATAAAACCAGCAATGAAATTATTCTTGGTGAAGATGATAAACATCTGGATTTCAGAATTTCTATTTTATTTGATAAGAACCAAGGTGGACAGGATGAAAATTCTTTAACAATCTCTACTACGGTAAAGTTCCATAACTGGCTGGGAGTATTGTACTTTTTACCAGTACGGCCGTTTCATAAGCTCATTGTTCCGGCTATGCTTAAAAATATTATAGGCAAGCTGGAAAGTGCGGCATAA